One window of the Flavobacteriaceae bacterium YJPT1-3 genome contains the following:
- a CDS encoding transketolase C-terminal domain-containing protein: protein MKTYENTGSKDTRSGFGAGLTELGRSNPNVVALCADLIGSLKMQDFIDENPDRFFQVGIAEANMMGIAAGLTIGGKIPFTGTFANFSTGRVYDQIRQSIAYSGKNVKICASHAGLTLGEDGATHQILEDIGLMKMLPGMTVINTCDYNQTKAATMAIADHQGPVYLRFGRPVVPNFTPADQKFEIGKAIQLQEGNDVTLVATGHLVWEALEAAKTLNEEGISAEVINIHTIKPLDKTAILASVKKTGCVVTAEEHNYLGGLGESVARVLAEALPSPQEFVATQDTFGESGTPAQLMEKYGLNAEAIVQAAKKATQRK from the coding sequence ATGAAAACATACGAAAATACAGGCAGTAAAGACACGCGTTCCGGATTTGGAGCTGGGCTCACCGAATTAGGCCGTTCCAACCCTAATGTAGTAGCGCTCTGTGCCGATCTGATCGGATCTTTGAAAATGCAAGATTTTATCGATGAGAATCCCGATCGCTTTTTTCAAGTGGGAATCGCTGAAGCGAACATGATGGGGATCGCTGCCGGATTGACCATTGGAGGTAAAATTCCTTTTACCGGCACTTTCGCCAATTTCTCTACAGGACGGGTGTACGATCAGATCCGTCAATCCATCGCCTATTCCGGAAAAAATGTTAAAATTTGCGCATCCCATGCAGGACTTACCCTGGGAGAAGATGGGGCAACCCACCAAATTCTAGAAGATATAGGGCTCATGAAAATGTTGCCCGGAATGACCGTGATCAACACCTGTGATTACAACCAAACCAAAGCGGCTACCATGGCTATTGCCGATCATCAGGGACCCGTATATCTGCGCTTTGGCCGTCCTGTGGTGCCTAACTTTACTCCCGCAGATCAGAAGTTCGAGATCGGGAAAGCCATACAGTTGCAGGAAGGAAACGATGTGACTCTGGTCGCTACCGGACACCTGGTCTGGGAGGCTCTGGAGGCTGCCAAAACCCTGAATGAGGAAGGCATCAGTGCAGAAGTAATCAATATCCACACCATCAAACCCCTGGACAAAACAGCCATTCTTGCCTCTGTGAAGAAAACCGGTTGCGTAGTCACGGCTGAGGAACACAATTACCTAGGCGGCCTGGGCGAAAGTGTAGCTCGCGTCCTGGCCGAAGCATTGCCAAGTCCGCAGGAGTTTGTCGCCACTCAGGATACCTTTGGCGAAAGCGGTACTCCCGCCCAACTCATGGAGAAATACGGACTGAATGCCGAGGCGATTGTCCAAGCCGCTAAAAAAGCGACCCAGCGGAAATAA
- a CDS encoding acetate kinase — protein sequence MNVLVLNAGSSSIKFQVIEMPAAAVRCSGLVERIGQPDARITYRTPDAEKKETRSLATHQDGMNQVIAYLTHEEIGVVRSVADIDAVGHRVVHGGSTYSKTTRITAEVKETIKQLIPLAPLHNPHNLEGIELAERIFPHARQIAVFDTAFHQTLPEKAKRYAIPAHFFKEGIQVYGFHGTSHKYVSERAMEYMKSKTSKLISIHLGNGCSMTAIQDGKSIDHSLGFAPSNGLVMGSRSGDIDHALIFYLVETLGYTMAEVEGMLTKESGMLGMTGFSDLREVQRGAEKGNRDCQLALELSAYRIQKYIGAYAAAMNGMDAIIFTAGIGENSSVLRSLVCKNMDYLGLVLDPAINEQRSDRIRQIEDTARSKVKILVIPTNEELEIARQVFALEG from the coding sequence ATGAATGTCTTAGTCCTTAATGCCGGAAGTTCCTCCATTAAATTTCAGGTCATTGAAATGCCTGCTGCGGCGGTACGATGCAGTGGTTTGGTAGAACGAATCGGCCAACCGGATGCTCGAATCACCTACAGAACTCCTGATGCTGAAAAGAAAGAAACCCGCTCCCTGGCAACCCATCAGGACGGGATGAATCAGGTCATAGCCTATTTGACGCATGAGGAGATTGGGGTAGTCCGATCCGTAGCCGATATTGATGCAGTAGGCCATCGGGTAGTGCATGGAGGAAGCACTTATTCAAAAACAACCCGTATTACTGCAGAAGTCAAAGAGACCATCAAACAATTAATACCGTTGGCCCCGCTACACAATCCCCACAATCTGGAAGGGATCGAACTGGCCGAACGAATCTTTCCGCACGCCAGGCAGATCGCGGTTTTTGATACTGCTTTTCATCAGACTTTGCCCGAAAAAGCCAAGCGATATGCGATTCCGGCGCACTTTTTTAAGGAGGGGATTCAGGTCTACGGTTTTCACGGCACGAGCCATAAGTACGTTTCAGAGCGTGCTATGGAATACATGAAATCAAAGACTTCCAAACTGATATCGATTCACCTGGGTAATGGCTGCAGCATGACAGCCATACAGGATGGAAAGAGTATAGATCATAGCCTGGGCTTTGCTCCTTCTAACGGTTTAGTCATGGGTTCGCGTAGCGGCGATATTGATCATGCCCTCATTTTCTATCTGGTCGAGACCCTGGGCTATACGATGGCTGAGGTGGAAGGTATGTTGACTAAAGAAAGCGGCATGCTCGGGATGACCGGTTTCTCCGATTTAAGAGAAGTACAACGAGGGGCCGAAAAAGGTAATCGTGACTGTCAACTGGCTCTGGAACTCAGTGCCTACCGCATACAGAAATACATAGGTGCATATGCTGCTGCGATGAATGGCATGGATGCGATTATTTTTACCGCGGGTATAGGAGAGAATTCCAGCGTTCTTCGAAGTTTGGTCTGCAAGAATATGGATTACCTGGGCCTCGTACTCGACCCGGCTATAAATGAGCAACGGTCTGATCGCATTCGGCAGATCGAGGATACCGCCCGGTCCAAGGTAAAAATCCTGGTCATTCCAACCAACGAAGAGCTAGAAATTGCCAGACAGGTTTTTGCACTGGAAGGGTAA
- a CDS encoding S4 domain-containing protein yields MRIDKYLWCTRYYKTRSLASQAVRKGQVRVNGDVVKPSREVYPQDKVSVRKNQIDYELQVLDTPDSRVGAKLVGLYRTDITPPENLEKLELLKYSKEYYRKKGTGRPTKKDRRDLDDLFDDDFFRADED; encoded by the coding sequence ATGCGTATCGATAAATATTTATGGTGCACCCGATATTACAAGACCCGCTCCCTGGCTTCTCAGGCAGTGCGCAAGGGCCAGGTGCGTGTTAATGGAGATGTCGTTAAACCCAGCCGGGAGGTCTACCCACAGGATAAGGTAAGCGTTCGCAAGAACCAGATCGACTACGAATTGCAGGTATTGGACACGCCAGACAGTCGGGTGGGCGCTAAACTGGTGGGTCTGTACCGTACCGATATCACTCCGCCAGAAAATCTGGAAAAACTGGAATTGCTGAAGTACTCCAAGGAGTACTACCGTAAGAAAGGTACCGGCCGACCCACCAAGAAGGATCGTAGGGATCTGGACGATCTTTTTGATGATGATTTTTTCAGGGCTGATGAAGACTAA
- a CDS encoding methyltransferase domain-containing protein gives MKTNEAYWSQRYQAESTPWDIGYASPPLTEYIDQLPHKDLNILIPGAGLGHEAAYLWQQGFHKLTVIDIAEEPLKRLQAQHPELPSSCLKHEDFFSHEGQYELILEQTFFCALEPSFRESYVKHMHRLLAPGGRLAGLFFDFPLTESGPPFGGSKAEYQERFSPYFELLTLEPCTNSIPPRQGKELFFIFEKKPS, from the coding sequence ATGAAGACTAATGAAGCCTATTGGAGCCAACGCTATCAGGCCGAGAGCACGCCCTGGGATATCGGCTACGCCTCCCCTCCCCTTACCGAATACATCGATCAACTCCCCCATAAAGACCTGAACATCTTAATACCCGGAGCCGGTCTCGGACACGAAGCCGCCTACCTATGGCAACAGGGATTTCATAAGCTGACCGTGATCGATATCGCCGAAGAGCCCTTGAAGCGTTTGCAAGCGCAGCATCCTGAACTACCCTCCAGCTGTCTAAAACACGAGGATTTTTTTAGTCATGAAGGCCAATACGAGCTGATTCTGGAGCAAACCTTCTTTTGTGCACTGGAACCCAGCTTTCGCGAAAGCTACGTCAAGCATATGCATCGGCTACTTGCACCCGGTGGACGTTTGGCCGGGCTGTTCTTTGACTTTCCGCTCACCGAGTCGGGACCTCCGTTTGGAGGTAGTAAGGCAGAATATCAAGAACGCTTTAGCCCGTATTTTGAACTACTGACGCTAGAGCCTTGTACAAATAGCATTCCTCCGCGTCAAGGAAAGGAACTGTTCTTTATCTTTGAAAAAAAGCCGTCATGA
- a CDS encoding phosphoribosyltransferase family protein has product MKVALQTVLDHQAVQHKIRRIAYQIYESNLDERQIVLAGIADNGYKFAERLKTVLEAIAGLDVLLVKVTMNKKEPLGTVKTSVDASEYTGKSVVLIDDVLNSGTTLIYGVKHFLDVPLKQFKTAVLIDRNHKKYPVKADFKGVSLSTSLNESVKVVFRKGADKAILE; this is encoded by the coding sequence ATGAAAGTTGCCTTACAAACCGTTTTAGACCATCAGGCCGTGCAGCATAAAATCCGTCGCATCGCTTATCAGATCTACGAAAGCAATCTGGACGAGCGTCAGATCGTCTTGGCGGGAATAGCCGACAACGGATACAAGTTTGCCGAGCGATTGAAGACCGTTTTAGAGGCCATTGCTGGGCTGGACGTGCTTTTGGTCAAAGTCACCATGAACAAGAAAGAACCTCTGGGCACCGTAAAAACCTCGGTGGATGCGAGCGAATATACCGGGAAATCGGTGGTGCTGATTGATGATGTACTCAACTCAGGCACAACGCTGATCTACGGTGTGAAACACTTTTTGGATGTTCCCTTAAAGCAATTCAAAACAGCCGTCCTGATCGACCGCAATCATAAAAAATATCCCGTGAAGGCCGATTTCAAAGGAGTTTCTTTGAGTACCTCACTCAATGAATCAGTCAAAGTGGTTTTTAGGAAAGGCGCCGATAAGGCGATCTTAGAGTAA
- a CDS encoding transketolase — protein MADLQALQDLVIQVRRDILRQVHKVNSGHPGGSLGCTEFFVALYQEIMQRNEGFDMDGHGEDLFFLSNGHISPVYYSVLARSGYFPVEELNTFRLLNSRLQGHPTTHEGLPGVRIASGSLGQGMSVAIGAAHSKKLNGDDHLIYSLHGDGELQEGQNWEAIMYAAANKVDNLISTVDLNGQQIDGSTDKVLDLGDLRAKFEAFGWEVLEIKDGNDLSQVIEGLKKAKSMTGKGKPVGVLMHTVMGHGVDFMMHTHAWHGKAPNDEQLEKALAQNPETLGDY, from the coding sequence ATGGCTGATCTGCAAGCATTACAGGATCTCGTAATTCAGGTACGAAGAGATATTTTAAGACAAGTACACAAGGTAAATTCGGGGCATCCCGGAGGTTCCCTGGGTTGTACCGAATTTTTTGTCGCCTTGTACCAGGAAATCATGCAGCGCAACGAAGGCTTTGATATGGATGGTCACGGTGAAGATCTCTTCTTTCTTTCCAACGGCCATATCTCTCCGGTCTATTACAGCGTATTGGCCCGCTCGGGGTACTTTCCGGTGGAAGAGCTCAATACCTTTCGCTTGTTGAATTCCCGCTTGCAAGGGCACCCCACCACTCACGAGGGATTGCCGGGTGTACGCATCGCCTCCGGATCGCTGGGTCAGGGAATGAGCGTGGCCATTGGTGCAGCACACAGTAAAAAGTTAAATGGAGATGATCATTTGATCTACAGTCTGCACGGCGATGGGGAGTTGCAGGAAGGACAGAACTGGGAGGCCATCATGTATGCCGCCGCCAATAAGGTGGATAATCTGATCAGTACGGTCGATCTTAACGGACAACAGATTGACGGAAGCACCGATAAAGTACTGGACCTGGGCGATCTTCGCGCCAAGTTTGAAGCCTTCGGCTGGGAGGTCCTGGAAATTAAGGACGGAAATGACCTGAGTCAGGTGATCGAGGGACTCAAGAAAGCAAAAAGCATGACCGGAAAAGGAAAGCCGGTGGGAGTTCTTATGCATACGGTCATGGGCCATGGCGTCGATTTTATGATGCACACCCACGCCTGGCACGGAAAGGCGCCCAATGACGAGCAACTGGAAAAAGCCCTGGCACAAAATCCGGAAACCCTAGGGGACTACTAA
- a CDS encoding shikimate kinase, whose protein sequence is MKPLNLSEQNILLLGYMGSGKSTIGQLLARELNCPFTDFDAYLEEQEQLSIRELFEAKGEIYFRKLEMEHLKRLLDLTAGQVISLGGGTPCYGSNMALINASNHLNIYLKAGIPVLVDRLWNEREQRPLLQHQDSQDKLSEFVGKHLFERSYYYNQAQYTIAIDGKSPKEVVEEIQALL, encoded by the coding sequence TTGAAACCATTGAATTTATCAGAGCAAAATATCCTCCTTCTCGGCTATATGGGAAGTGGAAAATCCACCATAGGTCAACTCCTCGCCCGGGAATTGAACTGTCCTTTTACCGATTTTGATGCCTACCTGGAGGAGCAGGAGCAGCTGAGCATTCGAGAGCTCTTTGAAGCTAAAGGAGAGATCTATTTTCGCAAACTGGAAATGGAACACCTAAAGCGCCTACTCGATCTTACAGCAGGCCAGGTGATCAGCCTGGGAGGAGGAACTCCCTGCTACGGATCGAACATGGCGCTCATCAATGCAAGCAACCACCTCAATATCTACCTGAAAGCGGGTATTCCGGTATTGGTCGACCGACTTTGGAACGAACGGGAGCAACGGCCGTTATTACAACATCAAGACAGCCAAGACAAGCTTTCTGAATTTGTTGGGAAACATCTTTTTGAGCGCAGCTACTACTACAATCAAGCCCAATACACCATCGCCATTGACGGTAAATCACCTAAAGAAGTGGTGGAAGAGATTCAAGCCTTACTCTAA
- a CDS encoding outer membrane beta-barrel protein, with protein MKKLLVIVFLISAASYGQSTEFGLKGGLNYGSTGDVEGLNDVPNPFSQNDADDKVGYHIGFYSKFKFAGLFLQPELYYTRLSSDYGNSSYNVNKLDLPVLAGINIIGPLHVKAGPAFQYILNNEFEDNNFEVEDPENSITVGYHLGVGVQLGRLGVDVRYEGAFSENTAVGVEDVGSAGFTVDNRPSQFLFGVTYRLSSDD; from the coding sequence ATGAAAAAACTGCTTGTAATCGTATTTCTTATTTCAGCGGCCAGTTATGGTCAGAGTACAGAGTTTGGTTTAAAAGGGGGATTGAACTACGGTTCTACCGGAGATGTTGAGGGACTCAATGATGTTCCCAATCCCTTCAGTCAGAATGACGCTGATGATAAAGTGGGATACCACATTGGATTTTACTCCAAATTTAAGTTTGCCGGACTATTCCTTCAGCCTGAACTGTACTACACTCGATTGAGTTCAGATTACGGAAATTCATCCTATAACGTCAATAAATTAGACCTCCCGGTATTAGCGGGTATCAATATCATTGGGCCCTTGCACGTCAAAGCCGGACCTGCCTTTCAATACATTTTAAATAATGAATTTGAAGACAACAACTTTGAGGTAGAGGATCCTGAGAATTCGATTACCGTAGGCTATCATTTAGGCGTAGGCGTTCAGTTAGGACGTCTGGGTGTCGATGTGCGCTATGAAGGAGCCTTCAGTGAAAACACCGCTGTCGGGGTGGAAGATGTAGGAAGTGCCGGATTCACGGTAGATAACCGACCTTCTCAATTCTTATTTGGAGTCACCTACCGTTTGAGTAGCGACGACTAA
- the tgt gene encoding tRNA guanosine(34) transglycosylase Tgt, with product MRFDLLHTDPQSQARAGQLITDHGTIETPIFMPVGTVATVKGVHQRELREDINPDIILGNTYHLYLRPGMDTLKKAGGLHKFMNWDRSILTDSGGYQVYSLSANRKIKEEGVKFKSHIDGSTHFFSPESVMEIQRDIGADIIMAFDECTPYPCDYNYAKKSMHMTHRWLDRCIDHLAKTPYSYAHEQAFFPIVQGSTYKDLRKQSAEYIANADAFGNAIGGLSVGEPAPEMYAMTEVVTAILPKEKPRYLMGVGTPINILENIALGVDMFDCVMPTRNGRNGMIFTAHGHINIKNEKWAQDYSALDEMGITWVDTEYSKAYVRHLFKANEYLGRQICTIHNLGFYLWLVREARKHILAGDFASWKEKMVKQMDKRL from the coding sequence ATGCGCTTTGATCTTCTGCACACGGATCCCCAAAGTCAAGCCCGGGCTGGACAACTGATCACTGATCACGGAACCATTGAAACCCCTATTTTTATGCCGGTAGGTACCGTGGCTACGGTTAAAGGAGTGCATCAACGGGAACTGCGGGAAGACATCAATCCGGACATCATTTTGGGCAATACTTATCATCTGTATCTGCGCCCGGGAATGGATACCTTGAAAAAAGCCGGAGGATTGCATAAGTTCATGAATTGGGACCGCAGTATCCTTACCGACAGCGGGGGATATCAGGTCTATTCTCTGTCTGCAAACCGCAAGATCAAAGAGGAAGGAGTCAAATTCAAATCGCATATTGACGGTTCTACGCATTTCTTTTCGCCGGAAAGCGTCATGGAAATTCAGCGGGATATTGGTGCCGATATCATCATGGCCTTTGACGAATGCACCCCTTATCCCTGTGATTACAACTATGCCAAGAAATCCATGCACATGACCCATCGTTGGTTGGATCGCTGTATCGATCATTTGGCAAAAACGCCCTATTCCTACGCTCATGAACAGGCCTTTTTTCCCATCGTACAGGGAAGCACCTACAAAGACCTGCGAAAACAATCGGCAGAATACATCGCTAATGCGGATGCCTTTGGTAATGCGATTGGCGGTCTTTCTGTGGGAGAGCCGGCGCCTGAAATGTATGCAATGACCGAGGTGGTTACCGCTATTCTTCCCAAAGAAAAGCCGCGTTATTTGATGGGGGTTGGGACGCCCATCAATATATTGGAGAATATCGCGCTGGGGGTCGATATGTTTGATTGTGTAATGCCTACGCGAAATGGACGCAATGGGATGATCTTTACCGCCCATGGTCACATCAACATTAAGAATGAAAAATGGGCACAGGACTACTCCGCCCTGGATGAAATGGGCATTACCTGGGTCGATACGGAGTACAGCAAAGCCTACGTGCGTCACCTTTTTAAGGCTAATGAATATTTGGGCCGACAAATCTGCACCATTCACAATTTGGGATTCTATCTTTGGCTGGTTCGGGAAGCCAGGAAACACATCCTTGCCGGAGATTTCGCCTCCTGGAAAGAAAAAATGGTCAAACAAATGGATAAGCGCCTCTAG
- the pta gene encoding phosphate acetyltransferase — protein sequence MTQKSTNKAVYITAIEPDSGKSIASLGLMQIILGKTPKVGYFRPIIDDFLPGTIDNHIHTLSAYYKLDLDFQEAYAFTISQVIRLINANKEDEIINTIIEKYKAVEARFDFVLVEGTSFSGEGSLIEFDFNILIAKNLGVPAIILASGVGKTMDDLTGSLQIAFDSFADKGVEVLSVIANKVAPENKNEIIAELQRKLPARVIVNAIPLNPVLSNPSLREIVDALDATVLFGEAYLNNQAGYFSVGAMQLRNYLTHLKENGLVITPGDRADIILGALQANISANYPAISGIVLTGGLVPEDSIRLLIEGLSDVVPILSVQAGTYSVTNRIGSIKAKIYAANTQKIEISIKDFQTHVQVDELVERLVTFKSQGITPRMFQYNLLTAAKAEKKHIVLPEGVDERVLRAAKLLIDLEAVEITLLGDRDQIAEKNTTLDIGLDLDKVALINPVESVDFDAFAKALFELRKHKNVNLAMARDLMEDVSYYGTMMVYQGKADGMVSGAVHTTQHTIRPALQFIKTKPDASIVSSVFFMCLEDRVSVYGDCAINPNPTAEQLAEIAIASAETSQAFGINPKIAMLSYSSGSSGKGEDVERVRTATQLVKQRRPDLKVEGPIQYDAAVDSKVGKSKLPDSEVAGQANVFIFPDLNTGNNTYKAVQRETKALAIGPIIQGLNKPVNDLSRGCTVEDIFNTVIVTAIQAQRNAMQLQS from the coding sequence ATGACTCAAAAATCAACAAATAAAGCAGTGTATATAACCGCTATAGAACCGGACAGTGGCAAATCCATCGCTTCCCTGGGATTGATGCAAATTATCTTGGGTAAAACGCCCAAAGTAGGGTACTTCAGACCAATTATAGATGATTTCCTTCCCGGAACTATAGACAATCATATCCATACCCTAAGCGCTTACTACAAGTTGGATCTTGATTTTCAAGAGGCGTACGCTTTTACCATCAGCCAAGTGATCCGTTTGATCAACGCGAACAAGGAGGACGAGATTATCAATACCATTATCGAAAAATATAAAGCCGTGGAAGCGCGCTTCGATTTCGTTTTGGTGGAAGGTACTAGCTTTTCCGGCGAAGGGTCGTTGATCGAATTTGATTTCAACATTCTCATTGCCAAGAATCTTGGGGTTCCGGCAATCATCCTGGCAAGTGGAGTAGGCAAGACCATGGACGATCTGACCGGAAGCCTGCAGATCGCCTTCGATTCTTTTGCCGATAAGGGAGTGGAGGTCCTATCGGTAATCGCCAATAAGGTAGCACCGGAAAATAAAAACGAGATCATTGCTGAGCTGCAGCGAAAACTCCCCGCCAGGGTCATTGTGAATGCCATTCCGCTCAACCCTGTCCTTTCCAATCCGTCCCTCAGAGAAATTGTCGATGCTCTGGATGCCACCGTGCTTTTCGGAGAAGCTTATTTAAACAATCAAGCCGGCTATTTTAGTGTCGGGGCCATGCAGCTTCGCAATTACCTGACGCATCTTAAAGAAAATGGCTTGGTCATTACTCCGGGAGACCGTGCCGATATCATTCTGGGCGCGCTACAGGCCAATATTTCGGCCAACTATCCCGCGATTTCAGGCATTGTGTTGACCGGTGGATTGGTGCCCGAAGATTCAATCCGACTGCTCATTGAAGGATTGTCTGACGTGGTACCCATTCTATCTGTCCAGGCAGGAACCTACTCGGTCACGAACAGGATTGGATCCATAAAAGCTAAAATCTATGCAGCCAATACCCAGAAGATAGAAATTTCCATCAAAGATTTCCAAACCCATGTACAGGTAGATGAACTGGTAGAGCGTCTGGTTACTTTTAAGTCCCAGGGCATCACCCCGCGCATGTTTCAGTATAATTTATTAACCGCCGCAAAAGCCGAAAAAAAGCACATCGTTCTGCCGGAAGGAGTGGATGAGCGGGTACTACGAGCGGCTAAGCTGTTGATTGACCTCGAAGCGGTCGAGATCACCTTGCTGGGCGATCGAGATCAGATCGCTGAAAAGAATACAACCCTAGACATTGGACTCGATTTGGATAAAGTAGCCCTGATCAATCCGGTGGAAAGTGTTGATTTTGACGCTTTCGCGAAAGCGTTGTTTGAGCTTCGCAAACATAAAAATGTCAATTTGGCCATGGCACGCGATCTCATGGAAGATGTTTCCTATTACGGCACCATGATGGTGTACCAGGGAAAAGCCGATGGCATGGTCTCTGGAGCCGTTCATACCACCCAGCATACCATCCGTCCTGCTTTGCAATTCATCAAGACGAAACCCGATGCCTCCATCGTGTCTTCGGTGTTCTTTATGTGCTTAGAAGATCGGGTTTCGGTCTATGGCGATTGTGCCATCAATCCCAACCCTACTGCAGAGCAACTGGCTGAAATCGCTATTGCGTCCGCAGAAACCAGTCAAGCCTTTGGGATCAACCCAAAAATTGCGATGCTATCCTATTCTTCGGGGAGCTCAGGCAAGGGAGAAGATGTAGAGCGAGTGCGAACAGCCACCCAACTGGTCAAGCAGCGCCGTCCCGATCTGAAAGTAGAAGGGCCCATTCAATATGACGCTGCCGTAGACAGTAAAGTGGGAAAATCAAAATTACCGGACTCTGAGGTGGCCGGCCAGGCCAATGTTTTTATTTTTCCAGACCTGAATACGGGGAACAATACGTACAAAGCAGTACAGCGGGAGACCAAGGCTTTAGCCATCGGACCCATCATTCAGGGGTTGAATAAACCCGTGAACGATCTGAGTCGAGGGTGTACGGTAGAAGATATTTTTAATACGGTCATTGTCACAGCCATACAGGCCCAACGCAATGCAATGCAGCTACAATCATGA
- a CDS encoding LptF/LptG family permease — MKILDWYILKRYLGTFVTMLILFIPIGITVNLAEKIDKILENEVPFIEVALYYLDFTVYFANLLFPLFLFLSVIWFTSKLANNIEVIAFLSSGVSFWRFLRPYIIGATIVCVGAYILGTYLAPGASQGFNEFSYKYLKKGKEARETQDVYRQINDNDYIYVSRFNTGNNKGQNFTLEHFEENQLKYKIAARVIEFNPEDTTYTLSSYEKRIITPEGDILQSQRKLDTVFDFDIDDLTPVEYIAETLTTPDLRTFIAKEKARGSSYINRYEVVLYKRFSLPVAAYILTVIAVAVSSIKRRGGMGINLAFGIALAFVFIFFDKVFSTIAEQSEFSPLLAVWLPNIVFAVLAVYLLNHAKR, encoded by the coding sequence GTGAAGATCTTAGATTGGTACATACTCAAGCGGTACCTGGGCACCTTCGTGACCATGCTGATCTTATTCATTCCCATCGGGATCACGGTCAATCTGGCCGAGAAGATCGATAAGATCCTGGAAAATGAGGTTCCTTTCATTGAGGTCGCCTTATACTATCTGGACTTTACGGTCTATTTCGCCAATCTCCTGTTTCCCTTATTCCTCTTCCTTTCGGTCATCTGGTTTACCTCTAAACTGGCCAACAATATCGAAGTCATTGCCTTTCTGAGTTCAGGGGTGTCCTTCTGGCGTTTTCTTCGACCTTACATCATTGGTGCAACCATTGTTTGTGTTGGAGCTTATATTTTAGGGACTTACCTCGCTCCCGGGGCCAGCCAGGGGTTCAATGAGTTTAGTTACAAGTATTTAAAGAAGGGGAAAGAAGCGCGGGAGACTCAGGATGTCTATCGGCAGATCAATGATAACGATTACATCTATGTGAGTCGTTTCAATACCGGAAATAATAAAGGGCAGAACTTTACCCTCGAACACTTTGAAGAAAATCAACTCAAGTATAAAATCGCCGCACGGGTGATTGAGTTCAATCCGGAGGACACTACCTATACCTTAAGCAGTTACGAAAAACGAATTATTACGCCGGAGGGCGACATTCTGCAATCCCAACGCAAGCTGGATACCGTTTTTGATTTCGATATTGACGACCTGACCCCGGTGGAGTACATTGCCGAGACCCTCACCACTCCGGATCTTCGCACCTTCATTGCGAAAGAAAAGGCGAGGGGTTCTTCTTATATCAATCGCTATGAAGTGGTGTTATACAAACGATTCTCCTTACCGGTGGCAGCCTACATTTTGACCGTGATCGCGGTGGCCGTTTCCTCCATCAAGCGCCGGGGAGGGATGGGGATTAATCTGGCCTTCGGAATTGCCCTGGCGTTTGTCTTCATCTTTTTTGATAAGGTCTTCAGCACCATCGCTGAACAATCGGAATTTTCGCCCCTCCTGGCGGTCTGGCTTCCCAATATAGTCTTCGCCGTTTTAGCAGTCTATCTCCTGAATCATGCTAAACGATAA